The Streptomyces sp. NBC_00775 genome includes the window GGTGCACGCGCGCGAAGAGCTGCGGGAACACCCGGATCCGGCCCAGGGCGAAGGCGGTTCGGGTGGAGACATTGGCGCAGGCGTTGGCGTTGGCGATCGTCGAGTTGACCACCGCGAGGAACACGAGCACCCAGAACAGCCCGAACGAAGCGCGTGCCACGCCTTCCCAGGAGGCGGCACCGGAGGCCCCGAAGCCTGAGAAGCGGTCGGGGCCGAAGTACACGGACATGGCGTAGGTCGTCAGGACGTACACGAGACCGATCGAGAGTGCCGCGCCGAGAACGGCCCGGTGCATCGTGCGGCGCGGGTCCTTCGTCTCCTCCGCGAGCGGTGCCGCCGCCTCGAAGCCGGCGAAGGCCAGCACCGTGTACACCGATCCGGCGAACACGCCGCTGATGCCGTCGTATCCCTCGGCCGTGTGCGAGGTGCCGAACACCGACAGGGTGTTGTCATCACCCGCCTTCACGATCAGCCATACCGCGAAGACGAGGAAGACCAGCACCTCGAACACGCCGAGAACGGTTCCGAATCGGGCTGAGGCGCGCACTCCGAAATAGCCCGCGACCGCGATGACGGCAGCGCCCGCGAGCGACCAGGGCCACCACAGGTCGTCGGGGTACGAGGACCACTCCTGGTGCAGCGTGCCCGCCGTGGTGAACCCGAGCTGCAGAAGCAGCAGTGGCGGCACCAGGGCTTCGACGAAGACATAGCCCCAGCCCACGAGGAATCCGACGGCAGGGTGCAGTCCCTGAGCCGCGTACGTGGCCACCGAGCCCGCGGCGGGCAACTGCCGTGCCAGCTCGGCCACGCACGACGCGGTGAGCAGACATGCCGCCAAGGCGATCAGCACGGACAGTGGCAGACTGCCGCCCGCGAAGGCCGCACCCGACGGAATGGACGCGGCGACCGCCGCGGCCGGGGCCATGGCCGTGATGCTCTGGAACAGCACCTCGCGCAGCCCGATGGCCTCACGTCGCAGCCCTGGAGCCGTCTCCCCCGACATGTGAACCCCCCGATTCGCCCGGACACACAGCCGTCGGCCCGACGGCTGCGCCTCGCGTGAATTACGGTACGGCGCTTGCCGGTTGGGCAGGAAGAGCGAGGCGTGAGTCGGTGGACAACTCCGGGACTGTGGACAACTCGGCCACCCGAAAGGGGGATCAGGTGTCCGGCGGCGCGCAACGCGACTGGCCCGCGACACGCGTCTCGACCTGCGCCGCCCGCTCGCCGAGAGCGACTGCCGGCTGAAACCGACTGCCTGCTGGGACCGATCGCCGGCTGAAGCCGCCCGTCCGCCAGGACTCCCCGCCCGCTAGGACTTCCCGCCGCCTACGACCGCCGCGCCACCCCGGCCGGATCGTCGAGCACTCCCCGCACCACCGAGTGCGCCGCACCCAGCAGTGGACCCTCGGGCCCCAGCCGCGAGACGGCTACGGCACAGGCGGGACCCGCCGTGCGCCGCGCCAACTCCCCTTCCAGCGACGGCAGCAGCCAGGGCGCGAGACCGGACAGTGCTCCCCCCAGCACGACAGTTTCGGGGTCCAGCAGATTGACCGCACCGGTCAGCGCGATGCCGAGCGCGGTTCCGGCCTCGCGCAGGGCACGGCGTACCTCCGTGTCGCCCTGGGCGGCCCGCTCGGCCAGCAGACCGACCCGGTCCTCGCCCAGCTCCAGACCGGCGGCGCGCAGGACGGCTTCCTCACCCGCGTACTGTTCGAGGCATCCGCGTCCACCGCACGGGCACTCCGGCCCCTCCGGGCGGACCGGTACATGCCCCAGCTCGCCCGCGAAGCCGCGCGTTCCGCGCAGCAGCCGCCCGTCCACGAGCACCGCCGCACCGATGCCGATCTCCGCCGACACATGCAGAAAGTCACGCGGAGTCGCGTCGCCGAGCCAGAGTTCCGCGAGACCGCCGAAGTTGGCCTCGTTGTCCACGGTCAGCGGCAGTTCCGCGGGCAGCAGCGCGCCGAGGTCAGTGTCGTGCCAGTCGAGGTTGGGGGCGCGGACCACGGTCCGGGCGTCGCGTGCCACCAGGCCGGGCACGGCGACCGCGAGGCCCGCGGGCCACAGCCCCTCCCGCTCCGCCTCGGCGATCACCTGACGTATCAGCGCCGTCAGCTCCTGGATCACCGGCTCGGGCGGCCGACCGCGGTTCGTGCCGTGCCGCACCGCCCGGGCCCGCACCTCACCGCGCAGATCGACCGCGCACACCGCGAGATGGTCGACGCCCACCTCGGCGCCGATCCCGGCGGGACCGTGCCCGCTGACGGCGAGGGCCGAGCCGGGCCGTCCCACCCGGCCGGGCCGCTCGGGCCCCAGCTCTTCGAGGAGCCCCGAACGGATCAGCTCGTCCACCAGCGTCGACACGGCCGCCCGCGTCAGGCCGATGCGCGAGGCGACGGCCGCACGGGACAGCGGCCCCTCGGCGCTGACGGTGTGCATGACCCGGGAGAGGTTGCGGCGGCGCATGCCCTGCTGGGTGTCGGGCAGCCGCCGGCCGGAACCGGTCGGATGGGCCTCGTGCAGCGGTGCGGTCATGCCTCCGTCAGTCCTCGTCCGGCCGCTCCCCGTCGGGGCGGTCCTCGTCTGTGCCGGTCCCCTGGGGGCGGTCTTTCATCGGTACCTGATCAGTTCCGGTTCGGCTCCCGTTCCAGCAGCGGGGCCGCGTCGGAGAGTACCCCGGCGATCCTCGCGAGCGTCTCGTCGTCCCGCTCCACGGCGTCGAGCACGGGCCCGCGGGCGGTGTCCCAGCGCCGGGCGACCGCGGCCGGGTCCTCGCCGGTCAGCAGGCCCGCCGCCTGCGCGGCAGCTCCGAGCGCGACCAGCTCCTTCGCCTCGGGCACCTGAACCGGCCGCCCCGACAGCCGCCGTACCGTCTGCTGCCAGGCCGTGCCCCGGGCTCCGCCGCCGATCAGCAGCAGCGGGGCGGAGCGGTCGGCGTCCGCGTCGAGCACCAGGTCCAGGGCGCCCAGCAACGAGTGGACCGCTCCGTCGTACGCCGCCTGCAGCAGCTGCCCGCCCGTCGTGTCGTGCCGGAGCCCGTGCAGCAGCCCCGAGGCGTGCGGCAGGTTCGGAGTGCGCTCACCGTCCAGGTAGGGGAGCAGTGTCACACCCGCGCCCGGCTCGACGGCCTCACGGTCGAGGCCCAGCAGCGCGGCGACACGGTCGACGGCGAGGGTGCAGTTCAGGGTGCACGCCAGCGGGAGCCAGTCGCCGCGGGCGTCGGCGAAGCCCGCCACAGTGCCGGTCGGGTCGGCGGGGCGCCGCGTCGATACGGCGTACACCGTGCCGGAGGTGCCGAGGCTCAGCACCGGGGTGCCGGGGCGCAGCCCGAGGCCGAGCGCGGCGGCCGCGTTGTCACCGGTGCCCGCGGCGACCAGGGTGCCCCGGGAGAACGGCAGCCCACTGCCGGCGTGCACGGTTCCGGCGACCTCGCCGGGCCGGACGATGTGGGGGAGCAGGGCCGGGTCGAGGCCGACGTGCGTGAGGACCTCTTCGTCGTACGCCTCGGTCCCGGACGCCCACCAGCCCGTACCGGAGACATCTCCGCGGTCGGTCGTGCCCTGTCCGGTGAGGCGTCCGGTGAGGTAGTCGTGGGGCAGGCGGACGGCCGCGGTCGCCCGGACGGCGTCCGGTTCGTTCTCGGCCAGCCAGGCCCACTTCGTGACCGTGAAGGACGGGCCCGGCACACTGCCGGTCCGCTCTGCCCAGGCCTTCGGGCCGCCCAGCTCCTCGACCAGCCGACGCGCCTGCGGCGCCGAGCGCACGTCGTTCCACAGCAGGGCCGGGCGTACGGGTTCGCCCTGGGCGTCGAGCGTGACGAGCCCGTGCTGCTGGCCGCCGATCGACACCGCCGCGGCCTCGCGTGCCGCGTCGCCGCACTGGTGCAGGGCCTCGCACAGCGCGTCCCACCACTGTCGGGGGTCGCTCTCGCGGCCTGCCCCCGTGGAGACGGTGTGCGGCGCCTGCCCGCTCGCCACCACCTGACCGGTCGACGCGTCGACGACCAGGGCCTTGGTGGACTGGGTGGACGTGTCCACCCCGACGACGAGCGGACCCTCGGCTGCTGACATCGGGCTCTCCCTCTTCCGCGGCTCCGCGGGATCTGTCCTGGTGGGGGGGCTCCCCGGACCGGTATGGCCCGGATTTCGCACCCTCGTCTCCATACGGAGACACATCGTCTCTTCCCAGAGATGCGTTCGCATACTAATTTGTAAACTGCCATGACGAAATAGTCGGAGCTAGCAAGGAGCCGCGGCATGAACTACCAGCCCACCCCCGAGGACAGGTTCACCTTCGGCCTGTGGACCGTCGGCTGGCAGGGAAGGGACCCGTTCGGCGACGCCACCCGGCGCGCCCTGGACCCGGTCGAATCGGTGCAGCGTCTGGCCGAGCTCGGCGCCTACGGAGTCACCTTCCACGACGACGACCTGATCCCCTTCGGGTCCTCGGACAGCGAGCGCGAGTCGCACATCAAGCGGTTCCGGCAGACCCTGGACGCGACGGGTCTCAAGGTGCCGATGGCCACCACGAACCTGTTCACGCACCCCGTCTTCAAGGACGGCGCGTTCACCGCGAACGACCGTGACGTACGCCGCTACGCGCTGCGCAAGACGATCCGCAACATCGATCTCGCGGTCGAACTGGGTGCCGAGACGTACGTCGCCTGGGGTGGCCGTGAGGGGGCCGAGTCCGGCGCCGCCAAGGACGTACGCGTCGCCCTCGACCGTATGAAGGAGGCCTTCGACCTCCTCGGCGAGTACGTGGTCTCTCAGGGCTACGACCTGAAGTTCGCGATCGAGCCGAAGCCGAACGAGCCGCGCGGCGACATCCTGCTGCCCACCGTCGGCCACGCGCTCGCGTTCATCGAGCGCCTGGAGCGCCCGGAGATGTACGGCGTCAACCCCGAGGTGGGCCACGAGCAGATGGCCGGCCTGAACTTCCCGCACGGCATCGCGCAGGCCCTGTGGGCGGGCAAGCTCTTCCACATCGACCTCAACGGCCAGTCCGGCATCAAGTACGACCAGGACCTGCGCTTCGGTGCGGGCGATCTGCGTTCCGCGTTCTGGCTGGTCGACCTCCTGGAGAGTGCTGGTTACGCAGGTCCGAAGCACTTCGACTTCAAGCCGCCGCGGACCGAGGACTTCGACGGTGTGTGGGCGTCGGCGGCCGGCTGCATGCGCAACTACCTGATCCTGCGCGAGCGTGCCGCGGACTTCCGTGCCGACCCCGAGGTCCAGGAGGCGCTGCGCGCCTCGCGCCTGGACGAGCTGGCTCAGTCCACCGCGGCGGACGGTCTGCAGGCGCTGCTCGCCGACCGTGCGGCCTTCGAGGACTTCGACGTGGAGGCGGCCGCC containing:
- a CDS encoding APC family permease, whose product is MSGETAPGLRREAIGLREVLFQSITAMAPAAAVAASIPSGAAFAGGSLPLSVLIALAACLLTASCVAELARQLPAAGSVATYAAQGLHPAVGFLVGWGYVFVEALVPPLLLLQLGFTTAGTLHQEWSSYPDDLWWPWSLAGAAVIAVAGYFGVRASARFGTVLGVFEVLVFLVFAVWLIVKAGDDNTLSVFGTSHTAEGYDGISGVFAGSVYTVLAFAGFEAAAPLAEETKDPRRTMHRAVLGAALSIGLVYVLTTYAMSVYFGPDRFSGFGASGAASWEGVARASFGLFWVLVFLAVVNSTIANANACANVSTRTAFALGRIRVFPQLFARVHPRHRSPVAGVAVQCAVALAAVLGLGFSYDPVTAFLLLATVIVTVVIGVYIVVNLACAGYFLRRRRELFKPVRHLLFPLLGIVAFVPALLTAAGLPVFDFVSELTAPVSYAGPVVGVWMLAGVVVLIVLLRRHPGRIAETARVHLDETSTPDPRQSGAVQP
- a CDS encoding ROK family transcriptional regulator — translated: MTAPLHEAHPTGSGRRLPDTQQGMRRRNLSRVMHTVSAEGPLSRAAVASRIGLTRAAVSTLVDELIRSGLLEELGPERPGRVGRPGSALAVSGHGPAGIGAEVGVDHLAVCAVDLRGEVRARAVRHGTNRGRPPEPVIQELTALIRQVIAEAEREGLWPAGLAVAVPGLVARDARTVVRAPNLDWHDTDLGALLPAELPLTVDNEANFGGLAELWLGDATPRDFLHVSAEIGIGAAVLVDGRLLRGTRGFAGELGHVPVRPEGPECPCGGRGCLEQYAGEEAVLRAAGLELGEDRVGLLAERAAQGDTEVRRALREAGTALGIALTGAVNLLDPETVVLGGALSGLAPWLLPSLEGELARRTAGPACAVAVSRLGPEGPLLGAAHSVVRGVLDDPAGVARRS
- the xylB gene encoding xylulokinase translates to MSAAEGPLVVGVDTSTQSTKALVVDASTGQVVASGQAPHTVSTGAGRESDPRQWWDALCEALHQCGDAAREAAAVSIGGQQHGLVTLDAQGEPVRPALLWNDVRSAPQARRLVEELGGPKAWAERTGSVPGPSFTVTKWAWLAENEPDAVRATAAVRLPHDYLTGRLTGQGTTDRGDVSGTGWWASGTEAYDEEVLTHVGLDPALLPHIVRPGEVAGTVHAGSGLPFSRGTLVAAGTGDNAAAALGLGLRPGTPVLSLGTSGTVYAVSTRRPADPTGTVAGFADARGDWLPLACTLNCTLAVDRVAALLGLDREAVEPGAGVTLLPYLDGERTPNLPHASGLLHGLRHDTTGGQLLQAAYDGAVHSLLGALDLVLDADADRSAPLLLIGGGARGTAWQQTVRRLSGRPVQVPEAKELVALGAAAQAAGLLTGEDPAAVARRWDTARGPVLDAVERDDETLARIAGVLSDAAPLLEREPNRN
- the xylA gene encoding xylose isomerase, whose amino-acid sequence is MNYQPTPEDRFTFGLWTVGWQGRDPFGDATRRALDPVESVQRLAELGAYGVTFHDDDLIPFGSSDSERESHIKRFRQTLDATGLKVPMATTNLFTHPVFKDGAFTANDRDVRRYALRKTIRNIDLAVELGAETYVAWGGREGAESGAAKDVRVALDRMKEAFDLLGEYVVSQGYDLKFAIEPKPNEPRGDILLPTVGHALAFIERLERPEMYGVNPEVGHEQMAGLNFPHGIAQALWAGKLFHIDLNGQSGIKYDQDLRFGAGDLRSAFWLVDLLESAGYAGPKHFDFKPPRTEDFDGVWASAAGCMRNYLILRERAADFRADPEVQEALRASRLDELAQSTAADGLQALLADRAAFEDFDVEAAAARGMAFEQLDQLAMDHLLGARG